In Pedobacter sp. WC2423, the following are encoded in one genomic region:
- the yajC gene encoding preprotein translocase subunit YajC, with translation MTLTVILDAAAGGSSMLSTLVPMVLIMVVFYFFMIRPQVKKAKDHKKLVADLKKGDKIVTTAGIHGRIVDMNELTFLIEVEGGTKIRFDKSAISLDATKASTELPKA, from the coding sequence ATGACATTAACAGTAATTTTAGATGCTGCTGCCGGCGGAAGCAGTATGTTAAGTACCCTGGTTCCAATGGTATTAATCATGGTAGTTTTCTATTTCTTCATGATCAGACCACAAGTTAAAAAAGCTAAAGACCACAAGAAATTAGTTGCAGACCTGAAAAAAGGTGACAAAATAGTTACTACTGCTGGTATTCATGGCAGAATCGTTGATATGAATGAACTTACTTTTCTAATCGAAGTTGAAGGCGGTACTAAAATCCGTTTTGACAAGTCAGCGATTTCTCTGGATGCAACTAAAGCATCTACGGAATTGCCTAAGGCTTAA